One part of the Phragmites australis chromosome 3, lpPhrAust1.1, whole genome shotgun sequence genome encodes these proteins:
- the LOC133911445 gene encoding serine/threonine-protein kinase ATG1a-like isoform X1: MEDEGEARPMARANPWVVGEYEMQRMVGKGSFAEVFLAAHRRTGAPVAVKAIDRELVDKRVHDGILQEREILNSFDHPNILRLLDTIDTGKVLNLVLEYCDGGDLDSFLNKHGRLPEATAKDLMRQLAEGLKVLRGRNIVHRDLKPQNLLLSTNGDAIILKIGDFGFARSLMHENLAATICGSPLYMAPEIWQGKDYDAKSDLWSVGVILFQLVTGKLPFSGSNYYQLRQNILASDELSFPSEIEADLCPDCIDLCRRLLRRDPMKRISFEEFFNHKFLATTRKRELISESHHAVDLRDTCQNTSSVVLKAKSGSVDSKNSKIFDSWEWIEREYVLVPVNCTSIEMMSSLEKSTKDDTGPRTAIYDRSTGKGSVQNQNRDLIRRVIAVQNHGCTSVSISQESTTAEDRREKQPDYHLRLHILNQYVVVLTELAREKLFKGLDLEALSVELVLLAIWKEALDAFSLFMDASDDESFSKSGQEHFLPKSDRSSLNVVRGLDFTRPVSVCSWVESGFMKAYDRAEKISHRLRENNDNTEMPDAMDIIFQNALEYGKSGAANEVLGHQSRSVALYSKAIILLTFISQEAPILPLNPPFSLSPSNQQRIHRYIANLKSHLCSAQVAGQQQRSVHKD, encoded by the exons ATGGAGGACGAGGGGGAGGCGAGGCCGATGGCGAGGGCGAATCCGTGGGTGGTGGGGGAGTACGAGATGCAGAGGATGGTGGGGAAGGGCTCGTTCGCCGAGGTGTTCCTCGCCGCGCACCGCCGCACCGGCGCGCCCGTGGCGGTAAAGGCGATCGACCGCGAGCTCGTCGACAAGCGCGTGCACGACGGCATCCTCCAGGAGAGGGAGATCCTAAACAGCTTCGACCACCCCAACATCCTCCGCCTCCTCGACACCATCGAC ACAGGGAAGGTGCTGAACCTGGTGCTGGAGTACTGCGATGGAGGGGACCTCGATTCCTTTTTGAACAAGCACGGGCGGCTGCCGGAGGCAACCGCAAAGGACTTGATGCGGCAGCTCG CGGAAGGGCTGAAGGTGCTGAGGGGGAGGAACATCGTGCACCGAGACCTCAAGCCGCAG AACCTTCTACTATCAACTAATGGTGATGCCATCATATTGAAAATTGGTGATTTTGGGTTTGCAAG GTCTCTGATGCACGAAAATTTAGCTGCCACAATATGTGGGTCGCCATTGTATATGGCCCCAGAAATTTGGCAAGGGAAGGACTATGATGCAAAG TCAGACTTGTGGAGTGTTGGGGTCATTCTTTTCCAGCTAGTCACAGGGAAGTTGCCATTTTCTGGGAGTAACTATTATCAG CTGCGCCAAAACATCCTGGCTTCCGATGAACTTAGTTTCCCTTCAGAAATTGAAGCTGATTTATGTCCTGATTGCATTGACTTGTGCAGAAGGCTCCTTCGCCGTGATCCAA TGAAGAGAATAAGCTTTGAGGAATTCTTCAATCACAAGTTTTTGGCAACAACAAG GAAACGCGAACTTATCAGTGAGTCCCATCATGCTGTTGATTTAAGGGATACATGCCAGAACACCTCTTCTGTTGTCCTCAAAGCAAAGTCTGGAAGTGTggattcaaaaaattcaaaaa TATTTGATTCATGGGAGTGGATAGAGCGAGAATATGTACTAGTTCCGGTAAACTGTACTTCTATAGAGATGATGTCTTCTCTCGAGAAGTCCACAAAAGATGATACAGGTCCAAGAACTGCCATCTATGATAGGTCCACTGGCAAAGGGTCTGTTCAGAATCAAAACAGAGACTTGATCCGTAGAGTTATTGCTGTACAAAACCATGGATGTACTTCAGTGTCTATTTCCCAGGAGTCAACCACTGCAGAAGATAGAAGAGAGAAGCAGCCTGATTATCACTTGAGGCTTCACATTCTGAATCAATATGTTGTTGTTCTTACAGAACTTGCTCGGGAGAAG CTTTTTAAAGGGCTGGACCTGGAGGCATTATCAGTTGAACTCGTATTATTAGCTATCTGGAAAGAGGCACTTGATGCATTTAGCTTATTCATGGATGCATCAGATGATGAAAGTTTCTCTAAATCTGGTCAAGAACATTTCCTGCCTAAGAGTGATCGCTCATCTCTGAATGTAGTGCGAGGATTGGATTTCACTAGGCCAGTTTCTGTTTGTTCCTGGGTTGAAAGTGGGTTCATGAAGGCATATGATCGTGCAGAGAAGATATCGCATAGATTGCGGGAGAACAATG ATAACACCGAGATGCCAGATGCAATGGATATCATATTCCAAAATGCTTTAGAATATGGGAAAAGTGGCGCT GCAAATGAAGTCTTGGGACATCAAAGTAGATCAGTGGCGCTATACTCAAAAGCTATCATCTTGCTCACATTTATATCGCAGGAAGCACCTATTTTGCCACTAAATCCACCGTTTTCCCTTTCACCATCGAATCAGCAACGCATCCATAGGTACATAGCTAATTTGAAGAGTCATCTCTGCAGTGCTCAGGTTGCTGGACAACAGCAGAGATCAGTCCACAAGGACTGA
- the LOC133911445 gene encoding serine/threonine-protein kinase ATG1a-like isoform X2: protein MEDEGEARPMARANPWVVGEYEMQRMVGKGSFAEVFLAAHRRTGAPVAVKAIDRELVDKRVHDGILQEREILNSFDHPNILRLLDTIDTGKVLNLVLEYCDGGDLDSFLNKHGRLPEATAKDLMRQLAEGLKVLRGRNIVHRDLKPQNLLLSTNGDAIILKIGDFGFARSLMHENLAATICGSPLYMAPEIWQGKDYDAKSDLWSVGVILFQLVTGKLPFSGSNYYQLRQNILASDELSFPSEIEADLCPDCIDLCRRLLRRDPMKRISFEEFFNHKFLATTRKRELISESHHAVDLRDTCQNTSSVVLKAKSGSVDSKNSKIFDSWEWIEREYVLVPVNCTSIEMMSSLEKSTKDDTGPRTAIYDRSTGKGSVQNQNRDLIRRVIAVQNHGCTSVSISQESTTAEDRREKQPDYHLRLHILNQYVVVLTELAREKLFKGLDLEALSVELVLLAIWKEALDAFSLFMDASDDESFSKSGQEHFLPKSDRSSLNVVRGLDFTRPVSVCSWVESGFMKAYDRAEKISHRLRENNDNTEMPDAMDIIFQNALEYGKSGAFGSIP, encoded by the exons ATGGAGGACGAGGGGGAGGCGAGGCCGATGGCGAGGGCGAATCCGTGGGTGGTGGGGGAGTACGAGATGCAGAGGATGGTGGGGAAGGGCTCGTTCGCCGAGGTGTTCCTCGCCGCGCACCGCCGCACCGGCGCGCCCGTGGCGGTAAAGGCGATCGACCGCGAGCTCGTCGACAAGCGCGTGCACGACGGCATCCTCCAGGAGAGGGAGATCCTAAACAGCTTCGACCACCCCAACATCCTCCGCCTCCTCGACACCATCGAC ACAGGGAAGGTGCTGAACCTGGTGCTGGAGTACTGCGATGGAGGGGACCTCGATTCCTTTTTGAACAAGCACGGGCGGCTGCCGGAGGCAACCGCAAAGGACTTGATGCGGCAGCTCG CGGAAGGGCTGAAGGTGCTGAGGGGGAGGAACATCGTGCACCGAGACCTCAAGCCGCAG AACCTTCTACTATCAACTAATGGTGATGCCATCATATTGAAAATTGGTGATTTTGGGTTTGCAAG GTCTCTGATGCACGAAAATTTAGCTGCCACAATATGTGGGTCGCCATTGTATATGGCCCCAGAAATTTGGCAAGGGAAGGACTATGATGCAAAG TCAGACTTGTGGAGTGTTGGGGTCATTCTTTTCCAGCTAGTCACAGGGAAGTTGCCATTTTCTGGGAGTAACTATTATCAG CTGCGCCAAAACATCCTGGCTTCCGATGAACTTAGTTTCCCTTCAGAAATTGAAGCTGATTTATGTCCTGATTGCATTGACTTGTGCAGAAGGCTCCTTCGCCGTGATCCAA TGAAGAGAATAAGCTTTGAGGAATTCTTCAATCACAAGTTTTTGGCAACAACAAG GAAACGCGAACTTATCAGTGAGTCCCATCATGCTGTTGATTTAAGGGATACATGCCAGAACACCTCTTCTGTTGTCCTCAAAGCAAAGTCTGGAAGTGTggattcaaaaaattcaaaaa TATTTGATTCATGGGAGTGGATAGAGCGAGAATATGTACTAGTTCCGGTAAACTGTACTTCTATAGAGATGATGTCTTCTCTCGAGAAGTCCACAAAAGATGATACAGGTCCAAGAACTGCCATCTATGATAGGTCCACTGGCAAAGGGTCTGTTCAGAATCAAAACAGAGACTTGATCCGTAGAGTTATTGCTGTACAAAACCATGGATGTACTTCAGTGTCTATTTCCCAGGAGTCAACCACTGCAGAAGATAGAAGAGAGAAGCAGCCTGATTATCACTTGAGGCTTCACATTCTGAATCAATATGTTGTTGTTCTTACAGAACTTGCTCGGGAGAAG CTTTTTAAAGGGCTGGACCTGGAGGCATTATCAGTTGAACTCGTATTATTAGCTATCTGGAAAGAGGCACTTGATGCATTTAGCTTATTCATGGATGCATCAGATGATGAAAGTTTCTCTAAATCTGGTCAAGAACATTTCCTGCCTAAGAGTGATCGCTCATCTCTGAATGTAGTGCGAGGATTGGATTTCACTAGGCCAGTTTCTGTTTGTTCCTGGGTTGAAAGTGGGTTCATGAAGGCATATGATCGTGCAGAGAAGATATCGCATAGATTGCGGGAGAACAATG ATAACACCGAGATGCCAGATGCAATGGATATCATATTCCAAAATGCTTTAGAATATGGGAAAAGTGGCGCT TTTGGAAGCATCCCCTAA